In Piliocolobus tephrosceles isolate RC106 chromosome 10, ASM277652v3, whole genome shotgun sequence, a single window of DNA contains:
- the RPLP0 gene encoding 60S acidic ribosomal protein P0 gives MPREDRATWKSNYFLKIIQLLDDYPKCFIVGADNVGSKQMQQIRMSLRGKAVVLMGKNTMMRKAIRGHLENNPALEKLLPHIRGNVGFVFTKEDLTEIRDMLLANKVPAAARAGAIAPCEVTVPAQNTGLGPEKTSFFQALGITTKISRGTIEILSDVQLIKTGDKVGASEATLLNMLNISPFSFGLVIQQVFDNGSIYNPEVLDITEETLHSRFLEGVRNVASVCLQIGYPTVASVPHSIINGYKRVLALSVETDYTFPLAEKVKAFLADPSAFVAAAPVAAATTAAPAAAAAAPAKVEAKEESEESDEDMGFGLFD, from the exons ATGCCCAGGGAAGACAGGGCGACCTGGAAGTCCAACTACTTCCTTAAGATCATC CAACTGTTGGATGATTATCCGAAATGTTTCATCGTGGGAGCAGACAATGTGGGCTCCAAGCAGATGCAGCAGATCCGCATGTCCCTTCGAGGGAAGGCCGTGGTGCTGATGGGCAAGAACACCATGATGCGCAAGGCCATCCGAGGGCACCTGGAAAACAACCCAGCTCTGGAGAA ACTGCTGCCTCATATCCGGGGGAATGTGGGCTTTGTGTTCACCAAGGAGGACCTCACTGAAATCAGGGACATGTTGCTGGCCAATAAG GTGCCAGCTGCTGCCCGTGCTGGTGCCATTGCTCCATGTGAAGTCACTGTGCCAGCCCAGAACACTGGACTCGGGCCCGAGAAGACCTCCTTTTTCCAGGCTTTAGGTATCACCACTAAAATCTCCAGGGGCACCATTGAAATCCTG AGTGATGTGCAGCTGATCAAGACTGGAGACAAAGTGGGAGCCAGCGAAGCCACGCTGCTGAACATGCtcaacatctccccattctcCTTTGGGCTGGTCATCCAGCAGGTGTTCGACAATGGCAGCATCTACAATCCTGAAGTGCTTGACATCACAGAGGAAACTCTGCATTCTCGCTTCCTGGAG GGTGTCCGCAATGTTGCCAGTGTCTGTCTGCAGATTGGCTACCCAACTGTTGCATCAGTGCCCCATTCTATCATCAACGGGTACAAACGAGTCCTGGCCTTGTCTGTGGAGACGGATTACACCTTCCCACTTGCTGAAAAG GTCAAGGCCTTCTTGGCTGATCCATCTGCCTTTGTGGCTGCTGCCCCTGTGGCCGCTGCCACTacagctgctcctgctgctgctgctgcagccccAGCTAAGGTTGAAGCCAAGGAAGAGTCGGAGGAGTCGGACGAGGATATGGGATTTGGTCTCTTTGACTAA